In a genomic window of Piliocolobus tephrosceles isolate RC106 chromosome 1, ASM277652v3, whole genome shotgun sequence:
- the HES3 gene encoding transcription factor HES-3 — MEKKRRARINVSLEQLKSLLEKHYSHQIRKRKLEKADILELSVKYMRSLQNSLQGLWPVPSGAEHPSGFRSCLPGVSQLLRRGDEVSGGLLYPLVSERAAGSTMDSAGLGQEAPALCGPCTPAVWAPAPAASGPRSPPPPLLLPGGLPGSSASVPPPQPASSRCAESPGLGLRVWRPW; from the exons ATGGAGAAAAAGCGACGGGCACGCATCAATGTGTCACTGGAGCAGCTGAAGTCGCTGCTGGAGAAACACTACTCGCACCAG ATCCGGAAGCGCAAGTTGGAGAAGGCCGACATCCTGGAGTTGAGCGTGAAGTACATGAGAAGCCTTCAGAACTCCTTGCAAG GGCTCTGGCCTGTGCCCAGCGGAGCCGAGCACCCGTCGGGCTTCCGCAGCTGCCTGCCCGGCGTGAGCCAGCTCCTTCGGCGCGGAGATGAGGTCAGCGGCGGCCTGCTCTACCCCCTGGTGTCCGAGCGGGCCGCCGGCAGCACCATGGACAGCGCCGGGCTGGGCCAGGAGGCGCCCGCGCTGTGCGGCCCCTGCACCCCCGCCGTCTGGGCTCCTGCTCCGGCCGCCAGCGGCCCGCGGTCCCCACCACCCCCGCTCCTCCTCCCCGGAGGTCTCCCCGGCTCGTCCGCCAGCGTTCCCCCGCCGCAGCCAGCGTCGAGTCGCTGCGCCGAGAGCCCTGGGCTGGGCCTGCGCGTGTGGCGGCCCTGGTGA